Proteins encoded within one genomic window of Paraglaciecola psychrophila 170:
- a CDS encoding transposase — MNKKYPDEFKQEAVRQVVEKGYSVPDVYKRIGISDKSIYYWVNKA, encoded by the coding sequence ATGAATAAAAAATATCCCGATGAATTTAAACAAGAAGCCGTTCGCCAAGTGGTTGAAAAAGGCTATTCCGTACCCGATGTTTACAAGCGTATAGGTATATCCGATAAGTCAATCTATTACTGGGTGAATAAGGCGTAA
- a CDS encoding GNAT family N-acetyltransferase produces the protein MTLTDKPTEHHYIQVKSWFNTYAKIYTWGGPNMTYPMSDKDFIKHLTANHFKSFCLLNDEQQLMAFGQYYRRLEHQHLSRLAVNPTYRAQGLAKVLITKYLNKPF, from the coding sequence ATGACGCTAACTGATAAACCTACTGAACATCATTATATACAGGTAAAAAGTTGGTTTAACACTTATGCAAAAATTTACACATGGGGTGGGCCAAATATGACCTACCCCATGTCTGACAAAGACTTTATTAAACATCTAACAGCAAATCACTTCAAGTCGTTTTGTCTGCTAAACGATGAGCAGCAACTGATGGCCTTTGGCCAATACTATAGGCGCTTAGAACATCAGCATCTTAGCCGACTCGCCGTTAACCCCACATATCGCGCTCAAGGATTGGCTAAGGTATTAATTACAAAATACTTGAACAAGCCTTTTTAG
- a CDS encoding Na+/H+ antiporter NhaC family protein: MFQFTKRISFIFFVLSLVTAFFINFNVSPTWVESQLQYQTYDNEIGQLVYRASGQESVIEDLVPYSESPLRQSMLNIQQSKPSLLQQWVYKNTTEDVVLLKADFHFGIWSLLPALVAVALCLMTREPLVALFGGIVIGAVMLGRFDITHEVFIPNIGTSSAASILILYLWLLGGLMGMWAKTGAAKAFADHMSQHYVKGPRSAKVVTWFLGLVFFQGGTMSTVLVGTTVKPIADKAGVSHEELSYVVDSTASPIASIIAFNAWPAYIQAFLFIPGVAFLATENDRIAFFFASIPFSFYAIFAVLGTLLLSLNITTFSGSPLKKAMKRVTETGELDAPDASPISAKELHQSQVPEGYTAHRLEFILPLVSLIIIAVGSYFVTGSPQIHWAFSGALFLSIFMALAKGMALKQVLDGFGNGLKGVVVASVILMFALTIGVLSKQLGGGIYLVESLGEHIPYWCLPIILQLMTMVIAFSTGTSWGTYAIAFPLGLPLAWTIAQSQGLGNPELFMMVCFATILNGSVYGDQCSPISDTTILSSMTTGCDLMDHVKSQIVPATFAALLAAVLWTSTVLFFA, translated from the coding sequence ATGTTTCAATTTACAAAACGTATCAGTTTTATTTTCTTTGTGCTCAGCCTGGTGACTGCGTTTTTTATTAACTTCAATGTCAGCCCGACTTGGGTTGAATCCCAGTTGCAATATCAAACATACGACAATGAAATCGGACAGTTGGTTTACCGCGCCAGCGGTCAAGAGAGCGTGATAGAAGACCTTGTACCATACTCCGAGTCTCCTTTAAGACAATCAATGCTAAATATCCAACAAAGTAAACCTTCCCTGTTACAACAATGGGTTTATAAAAATACTACTGAGGATGTGGTTTTACTTAAAGCAGACTTCCATTTTGGTATTTGGTCATTATTGCCTGCTTTAGTCGCTGTTGCATTGTGCTTAATGACACGTGAGCCTTTGGTTGCTCTATTTGGCGGAATAGTGATCGGCGCAGTGATGTTGGGACGATTCGATATCACTCATGAGGTATTCATACCTAACATAGGCACATCAAGTGCAGCATCCATATTGATATTATACTTATGGCTGCTCGGAGGTTTGATGGGCATGTGGGCAAAAACAGGTGCGGCTAAGGCTTTTGCCGATCATATGAGTCAACATTATGTAAAAGGACCACGTTCAGCCAAGGTTGTCACTTGGTTTTTAGGTTTAGTGTTTTTCCAAGGAGGCACTATGAGTACCGTATTGGTAGGCACAACGGTTAAACCCATCGCAGACAAGGCTGGGGTCAGTCACGAAGAACTCAGTTATGTAGTTGATTCTACTGCATCACCCATTGCGTCTATTATTGCATTTAACGCTTGGCCAGCCTATATACAAGCCTTCTTGTTCATTCCTGGGGTCGCATTTTTAGCCACAGAAAATGATAGAATCGCGTTCTTTTTTGCCAGTATTCCTTTTAGTTTCTATGCAATATTTGCAGTTTTAGGTACTTTGTTACTGAGTCTCAACATTACTACTTTTAGTGGCTCCCCCCTTAAAAAAGCAATGAAACGAGTGACTGAAACCGGTGAATTAGATGCGCCTGACGCTTCCCCTATTAGTGCTAAAGAATTACATCAAAGTCAAGTGCCAGAGGGATATACAGCTCATAGGTTAGAGTTTATTTTACCTTTAGTGAGCTTAATTATTATCGCCGTTGGTTCATACTTTGTAACGGGTTCGCCACAAATTCATTGGGCCTTTTCAGGGGCCTTATTTTTGTCTATTTTCATGGCACTAGCAAAAGGTATGGCACTTAAACAAGTGTTAGACGGCTTTGGAAATGGTTTAAAAGGAGTGGTGGTTGCGTCGGTCATATTAATGTTTGCCTTAACCATAGGTGTGCTAAGTAAACAGTTGGGTGGAGGCATTTATTTGGTCGAATCTTTGGGCGAGCACATTCCATACTGGTGTTTACCCATAATCTTACAACTTATGACCATGGTTATCGCTTTTTCAACCGGTACCAGTTGGGGCACTTACGCCATCGCTTTTCCCTTAGGTTTGCCTCTGGCATGGACTATCGCCCAGAGCCAGGGCTTAGGTAATCCCGAACTGTTTATGATGGTGTGTTTCGCTACCATTTTGAATGGCAGTGTATACGGTGATCAGTGCTCACCTATCTCAGACACAACTATTTTAAGTTCTATGACCACGGGTTGCGATTTAATGGACCATGTAAAATCGCAGATAGTGCCTGCCACTTTCGCGGCATTGTTAGCTGCGGTATTGTGGACCTCCACAGTTTTGTTTTTTGCATAG
- a CDS encoding DUF1653 domain-containing protein, producing the protein MSLEIGRYRHYKGNEYEVIGVAKHSEDETELVVYRPLYGERALWVRPLSMFIETVKVNGETIPRFMYIG; encoded by the coding sequence ATGTCATTGGAAATTGGGCGTTACCGTCATTACAAAGGAAATGAATACGAAGTGATTGGTGTTGCTAAACACTCTGAAGACGAAACTGAATTAGTGGTTTATCGGCCTCTATACGGTGAAAGAGCTCTATGGGTGCGACCCTTGAGTATGTTTATCGAAACTGTAAAAGTGAACGGCGAAACAATACCCAGGTTTATGTATATTGGATGA
- a CDS encoding IS3 family transposase → MSRRGHCLDNSVAESFFHSIKTERVKRKVYATRSEAKADLFDYIEVFYNRTRLHSHLGHVSPDE, encoded by the coding sequence ATGAGCAGACGAGGACATTGTCTAGATAACTCTGTGGCAGAAAGCTTTTTTCACTCTATTAAGACTGAACGTGTAAAGCGAAAAGTGTACGCAACCCGAAGTGAAGCCAAAGCAGATTTGTTTGATTACATAGAAGTGTTTTACAATCGAACTCGACTGCATAGCCATCTTGGACATGTGTCTCCAGATGAATAA
- a CDS encoding DDE-type integrase/transposase/recombinase — MRADTAWVGDITCIKTYEGWLYLAIVLDLFSRWLVNAPDYDIRYCD; from the coding sequence GTGCGAGCTGATACGGCTTGGGTTGGAGATATTACTTGCATCAAAACCTATGAGGGCTGGTTATATCTGGCTATCGTATTGGACTTGTTCTCGCGCTGGTTGGTCAATGCACCCGACTATGACATCAGATATTGTGATTAA
- a CDS encoding PH domain-containing protein, which produces MGLLDALLGNASEIDITEVAEELAPIIGETESIQEVFKVVRDMYVFTNKRLILIDKQGMTGRKVYYHSIPYRAITQFKIETAGHFDLDAELKIWISGQDDPIEKELKKDTVVGIQKTLPTHMFA; this is translated from the coding sequence ATGGGATTGCTTGATGCATTACTCGGCAACGCATCTGAAATTGATATCACTGAAGTGGCAGAAGAATTGGCCCCAATTATCGGAGAAACTGAAAGTATACAGGAGGTTTTTAAGGTTGTACGAGATATGTATGTATTCACTAACAAACGTCTTATCCTAATTGATAAACAAGGTATGACTGGCCGTAAGGTTTATTATCACTCTATTCCCTACCGTGCCATTACCCAATTTAAAATCGAAACGGCCGGACACTTTGATCTAGACGCAGAACTCAAAATCTGGATATCTGGGCAAGACGACCCAATCGAAAAAGAATTAAAGAAAGATACTGTGGTAGGTATTCAGAAAACATTACCGACGCATATGTTTGCTTAG
- a CDS encoding serine/threonine dehydratase produces MSSVTFADVRTAEKRIRPFINKTPVLESQLLNSWLGHKLFFKAECFQKTGAFKLRGALNMMLKAKEEGRLGNHVVASSSGNHAQAVAYAAKILGVKATIYSAHNLSKVKAAATKYYGATLDLSATRKEADEKVAEAASQSGILWMPPFNHNDIIAGQGTATLEAIGQTGEVNSVFAPVGGGGLVSGSLIITRALLPKASVIGVEPLVANDAAESLRTGVIQSLPQQPNTLADGAATLQVGEKTFPYLKALDGFYEVDETHIAYWTQWLQHLLKIHVEPTCAMSMGGVVEWLKSQTSEQKVLVMLSGGNIDQQKMRQIWQDDHLQQVPSLLI; encoded by the coding sequence ATGTCTAGTGTAACCTTTGCCGATGTGCGAACTGCCGAAAAACGTATTCGCCCTTTTATCAATAAAACGCCAGTGCTTGAATCACAGTTATTGAATAGCTGGTTAGGCCACAAGTTGTTTTTTAAAGCCGAGTGTTTTCAGAAGACAGGGGCTTTTAAATTACGTGGCGCACTGAATATGATGTTAAAAGCCAAAGAGGAAGGGCGACTTGGCAATCATGTGGTGGCAAGTAGTTCGGGTAATCATGCACAAGCCGTGGCTTATGCTGCTAAAATATTAGGTGTTAAAGCCACTATTTATAGTGCACATAACCTATCTAAAGTAAAAGCAGCGGCAACCAAATATTACGGCGCGACACTTGATTTAAGTGCGACTCGTAAAGAGGCGGATGAAAAGGTCGCCGAGGCCGCGAGTCAATCAGGGATATTATGGATGCCACCCTTCAATCATAACGATATAATAGCCGGCCAAGGTACCGCTACACTCGAGGCCATTGGGCAAACCGGTGAAGTTAACAGTGTGTTTGCACCAGTTGGCGGTGGTGGATTGGTGTCGGGTTCGTTAATAATCACTAGAGCTTTGCTTCCTAAGGCAAGCGTTATTGGCGTTGAACCTTTGGTCGCAAACGATGCTGCAGAGTCGCTGCGTACTGGCGTCATTCAATCGTTACCACAGCAGCCTAATACTTTGGCTGATGGCGCTGCAACGTTACAGGTGGGTGAAAAAACCTTTCCTTACCTTAAAGCATTAGATGGATTTTATGAAGTGGATGAAACACACATTGCCTATTGGACTCAGTGGTTGCAACACTTGCTTAAGATACATGTTGAGCCTACTTGTGCTATGAGTATGGGTGGGGTGGTTGAGTGGCTTAAATCACAGACTAGCGAGCAAAAGGTATTAGTGATGTTATCTGGAGGCAATATCGATCAACAAAAAATGCGCCAAATATGGCAAGATGATCACTTGCAACAAGTCCCTAGTTTGTTGATTTAA
- a CDS encoding amidohydrolase yields MKIISIVCLFVVNSLVFAAPSHIGNVKGYTLNNAGELIRFSNMVFDAGKVVAIGTEELGQKYPNATFIDGNNKVMLPGLIDAHGHVMGLGETLLQVDLRESKSALDAAKMVQAYAKTQQNLAWVTGRGWNQVLWPGKAYPTASLLDEYVNNKPVMLSRVDGHASWVNSKALEIAGITKDTLDPPGGKIVRDEQGNPTGVLIDNAESLMLKHLPKTSEATLTAQLNAAGEHLLSEGVTSVHDAGIGKVVYNYYKKRVAEHSLPLRIYPMIAATSVDLRQLLETGHVQDQYDWLSIRSVKAYGDGALGSRGAALLQPYSDAQDNRGLLVTREQDLKPLFDLVLGKGFQLNFHAIGDRANRLALDQFADSFERMGGKSLRNRVEHAQVVNVDDIPRFKALNIIPAMQPTHATSDMNMAKDRVGAARLKGAYAWQTFLNQGSPVAFGSDFPVELSNPFFGLHAAVTRQDRNNSPDSGWIPSEAVTLKQAFRGFTLDAAYAAHQEHILGGLTEGKWADFILIDQDIFTTPSQNIWKTQVLETWIAGEKRFTKAP; encoded by the coding sequence GTGAAAATTATATCTATTGTCTGTCTGTTTGTTGTCAATTCTCTGGTGTTTGCTGCTCCTAGCCATATTGGGAATGTAAAAGGCTATACTCTCAACAATGCTGGGGAGCTTATTCGCTTTTCAAATATGGTGTTTGATGCTGGAAAAGTAGTGGCAATCGGCACTGAAGAGCTTGGCCAAAAGTATCCCAATGCAACCTTTATAGATGGTAACAATAAGGTAATGTTACCCGGGCTCATTGACGCTCACGGACATGTAATGGGATTAGGTGAAACCTTATTGCAAGTTGATTTACGCGAAAGCAAATCAGCTTTAGATGCAGCAAAAATGGTGCAGGCTTATGCTAAAACTCAGCAAAATTTGGCTTGGGTAACAGGGCGAGGCTGGAATCAAGTACTTTGGCCTGGTAAGGCTTACCCCACTGCCAGTTTGTTAGATGAATATGTCAATAATAAACCTGTGATGTTGTCTCGAGTGGATGGCCATGCCAGTTGGGTTAACTCAAAAGCCCTTGAAATAGCCGGTATTACTAAAGATACTCTTGATCCACCGGGTGGAAAAATTGTACGAGATGAACAAGGCAATCCCACGGGAGTCTTAATTGATAATGCAGAAAGCTTGATGCTTAAACACTTGCCTAAAACCTCTGAAGCAACGTTAACCGCGCAATTAAATGCTGCCGGCGAACATTTGCTATCTGAGGGCGTAACCAGTGTGCATGATGCCGGTATTGGTAAAGTAGTATACAACTATTACAAAAAACGTGTGGCTGAACACTCATTACCATTACGCATCTATCCTATGATTGCAGCAACCTCAGTGGATTTGAGGCAACTATTAGAAACAGGCCACGTGCAAGACCAATACGACTGGTTATCTATCAGAAGTGTTAAAGCATACGGTGACGGTGCCCTAGGCAGCCGAGGAGCTGCCTTGTTGCAACCTTATTCTGATGCCCAAGATAACAGAGGTTTATTGGTAACCCGTGAGCAAGATTTAAAACCACTATTTGATTTGGTTTTAGGCAAGGGGTTTCAACTTAACTTTCATGCCATAGGTGACAGAGCAAACCGTTTAGCCCTAGATCAGTTTGCGGATAGCTTTGAGCGAATGGGGGGAAAGTCACTTCGCAACCGTGTTGAACATGCTCAAGTGGTAAATGTGGATGATATTCCTCGTTTTAAAGCTCTGAATATTATCCCTGCTATGCAACCAACCCATGCTACCAGTGATATGAATATGGCAAAAGACAGAGTCGGTGCCGCAAGATTAAAAGGCGCCTACGCTTGGCAAACCTTCTTGAACCAAGGGTCCCCAGTGGCTTTCGGTTCTGATTTTCCGGTGGAGCTCTCAAACCCATTTTTTGGTTTACACGCTGCTGTCACAAGGCAAGATCGTAACAACTCACCAGACAGTGGGTGGATACCTAGCGAAGCGGTGACACTCAAACAAGCCTTCCGTGGTTTTACTTTGGATGCCGCTTATGCTGCTCATCAAGAACATATTTTAGGCGGTTTAACCGAAGGTAAATGGGCTGATTTTATCTTGATAGATCAAGATATTTTTACAACACCATCACAGAACATTTGGAAAACTCAAGTTCTAGAAACGTGGATTGCTGGTGAAAAGCGCTTTACAAAAGCGCCTTAG
- a CDS encoding MFS transporter — protein sequence MQRMPVNVWLLTLIQALAMSAGTMLVLAGGVLGAQLTPDPKWSTLPLAMSIVGTACGVMPITRLMQQFGRKPVFITATILGALVTLLAAASIADNSFGGLVISAFLLGMMMSAIQQIRFAAMESVSVELIPKAASTVLLGGLVAAILGPELVTLGQLVTDQAFVGGFYLTTALLLLCSLLFTQIDNTHVVTAKSVDTGRELNVIARQPVFILAVTASVVGYALMSFIMTATPVHMHVHEAYSLQDTKWVIQSHIFAMFFPSLFSGWLISKLGTSKIIYLGLSAYIATILIALTGSEWLNYWIALVLLGIGWNFLFVGGTVLLTQSYQPTERFKVQGLNEFLVFGCQASAALSAGVFLNLINWRGLLLASFVIIAVQLLIITWQQFRKKQSATQQ from the coding sequence GTGCAAAGAATGCCCGTCAATGTTTGGCTATTAACTCTCATTCAAGCCCTAGCGATGAGCGCTGGCACTATGCTGGTATTAGCGGGTGGTGTTTTGGGTGCTCAGCTTACCCCTGATCCCAAATGGTCCACCTTGCCTCTTGCCATGAGTATTGTAGGTACCGCTTGTGGTGTGATGCCTATCACACGTTTGATGCAGCAATTTGGTAGAAAGCCTGTATTTATTACAGCAACCATTCTGGGTGCTCTGGTCACGCTATTAGCCGCTGCGAGTATCGCCGACAACAGTTTTGGGGGACTGGTTATATCTGCGTTTTTATTGGGTATGATGATGTCTGCGATTCAGCAAATTCGTTTTGCGGCTATGGAATCAGTCTCTGTTGAGTTGATACCTAAGGCAGCTTCGACTGTGTTATTGGGGGGGTTAGTTGCGGCTATCCTAGGTCCAGAGTTAGTGACTCTTGGTCAGCTGGTCACAGATCAAGCTTTTGTCGGTGGATTTTATTTAACAACAGCCTTACTGTTGCTATGCAGCTTACTTTTTACTCAAATTGATAATACACATGTTGTCACAGCAAAATCTGTGGATACAGGACGTGAATTAAATGTGATAGCACGGCAACCAGTCTTTATACTTGCTGTTACCGCATCAGTTGTAGGTTATGCCTTGATGAGCTTTATTATGACCGCCACCCCTGTGCATATGCACGTCCATGAAGCTTATTCTTTGCAGGATACAAAGTGGGTAATCCAAAGCCATATTTTCGCAATGTTTTTCCCATCATTGTTCAGTGGTTGGTTGATCAGTAAATTAGGCACTTCAAAAATAATCTATTTAGGGTTATCCGCCTATATCGCCACTATTCTAATCGCATTAACTGGCAGCGAGTGGCTGAATTATTGGATCGCTTTGGTATTATTAGGCATCGGCTGGAATTTTTTGTTTGTTGGGGGCACGGTTTTACTGACTCAAAGTTATCAGCCAACCGAAAGATTTAAAGTCCAAGGTCTCAATGAATTTTTGGTGTTTGGTTGTCAAGCGTCTGCAGCGTTAAGTGCAGGCGTATTTCTCAACCTAATTAATTGGCGCGGCTTATTGCTTGCTAGCTTTGTTATCATCGCGGTGCAATTACTTATCATCACATGGCAGCAGTTCAGGAAAAAACAGTCTGCGACACAACAATAG
- a CDS encoding FAD:protein FMN transferase: MYTFLKVRLLIIFLSTILIACSPAVVQESYLTGPTMGTTYNIKFVTVDKLDEKILKEQIDQLLLDINQLMSTYIKDSELSQFNQWKSIEPFPMSLQTIEVLKEAKRLGKISGGLLDVTVGPLVNLWGFGPQSRPEKIPSDKLIQATRQLVGLEKLIIGPTWASKTNPNLYVDLSTIAKGYAVDQITLLLQTYKIENLLVEIGGEMRLSGVKASGEAWKIAIEKPEAEQRTAQEIISIGDNAVATSGDYRIYYEQDGVRYSHLIDPNTGYPITHNVVSVTVIHPSSMTADGLATALIVMGKEKALALADKYDIAVLLITKEKDGFNEYTSNKFAQLVTVH, translated from the coding sequence ATGTACACATTCTTAAAAGTCAGACTTTTAATTATCTTTCTCAGCACAATATTGATAGCCTGCTCACCCGCCGTGGTGCAAGAAAGCTATCTAACAGGCCCAACTATGGGCACCACATATAACATTAAGTTTGTAACAGTTGATAAACTGGATGAAAAGATTCTAAAAGAACAAATTGACCAACTTTTGCTAGATATAAACCAACTCATGTCTACGTACATTAAAGACTCTGAGCTAAGTCAGTTCAATCAATGGAAAAGTATTGAACCTTTTCCGATGTCATTACAAACAATTGAAGTATTAAAAGAAGCAAAACGCTTAGGGAAAATAAGTGGTGGATTATTAGATGTAACAGTAGGTCCTTTGGTCAACCTTTGGGGATTTGGACCGCAAAGCCGACCTGAAAAAATTCCATCAGATAAACTTATTCAGGCTACTCGACAATTAGTTGGACTAGAGAAACTAATAATAGGGCCGACTTGGGCCAGTAAAACAAATCCTAATCTATACGTCGACTTATCGACTATAGCTAAAGGATACGCAGTAGATCAGATTACACTGCTTTTACAGACCTATAAGATTGAAAACTTACTTGTAGAAATAGGCGGAGAAATGCGGTTGTCAGGAGTAAAAGCCTCAGGTGAAGCATGGAAAATTGCTATTGAAAAACCCGAAGCCGAACAACGCACGGCACAAGAAATCATTAGTATTGGCGATAATGCGGTGGCAACGTCTGGCGATTATCGAATTTATTACGAACAAGACGGAGTGCGTTATTCTCACCTGATTGATCCAAACACAGGTTACCCGATTACGCACAACGTGGTATCTGTAACAGTGATCCATCCGTCATCAATGACTGCTGATGGTTTAGCCACAGCTCTTATAGTAATGGGTAAGGAAAAGGCATTAGCATTAGCAGACAAATACGATATTGCAGTATTACTGATTACTAAAGAAAAAGACGGATTTAACGAGTATACTAGTAATAAGTTTGCGCAGCTTGTGACTGTTCACTGA
- the nqrF gene encoding NADH:ubiquinone reductase (Na(+)-transporting) subunit F: MNPNEIYLGVGMFIAIVLALVFIIMFAKSKLVPEGEITITINGGAEASITAQPGDKLLGALANAGIFVSSACGGGGTCGQCRVDIKAGGGELLPTEVDHISKKDAKQGCRLSCQVSIKENMDIELEEEIFGIKKWDCEVVSNDNKATFIKELVLKIPNGESVPFRAGGYIQIEAPPHHVKYKDFDIPEEYRGDWERFGFFNIESKVEEETIRAYSMANYPEEAGIIMLNVRVASPPPNNLTLPAGKMSSYIWSLKEGDKATISGPFGEFYAKDSSAEMVFVGGGAGMAPMRSHIFDQLRRIRSTRPITFWYGARSLREMFYVEDFDMLQKENENFKWHVALSDPQPEDNWKGDTGFIHNVLLENYLKNHPAPEDCEFYMCGPPMMNAAVINMLKELGVEDENIMLDDFGG, encoded by the coding sequence ATGAATCCGAATGAAATTTATCTTGGTGTAGGTATGTTTATCGCTATCGTTTTAGCGTTAGTATTTATTATCATGTTTGCAAAATCTAAACTGGTGCCAGAAGGCGAAATCACTATTACAATTAATGGTGGTGCTGAAGCATCAATCACAGCTCAACCTGGTGACAAGCTTTTAGGTGCCTTGGCTAATGCAGGTATCTTTGTTTCTTCTGCATGTGGCGGAGGTGGTACTTGTGGTCAATGTCGAGTTGATATTAAAGCCGGTGGCGGAGAGCTTTTACCTACTGAAGTTGATCACATTAGCAAGAAAGATGCTAAACAGGGATGTCGCTTGTCCTGTCAGGTGTCTATTAAAGAAAATATGGATATTGAGTTAGAAGAAGAGATTTTTGGTATCAAAAAGTGGGACTGCGAAGTTGTCTCGAATGACAACAAAGCCACTTTTATCAAAGAACTTGTATTGAAGATACCTAATGGCGAAAGTGTTCCTTTCAGAGCCGGAGGTTACATTCAAATTGAAGCGCCACCTCACCATGTTAAGTACAAAGACTTCGATATTCCTGAAGAATATCGTGGCGATTGGGAACGCTTTGGTTTCTTTAACATCGAATCTAAAGTTGAAGAAGAGACTATCCGCGCTTATTCAATGGCCAACTACCCTGAGGAAGCAGGGATTATTATGTTGAATGTGCGAGTCGCTTCGCCGCCACCTAATAACCTAACCTTACCAGCAGGTAAAATGTCATCTTATATCTGGAGCTTGAAAGAAGGCGATAAAGCCACTATCTCAGGTCCATTTGGTGAGTTCTACGCCAAAGACTCCTCTGCTGAAATGGTATTTGTTGGTGGTGGTGCGGGAATGGCACCTATGCGTTCGCATATATTCGATCAGCTTCGTAGAATACGTTCAACTCGTCCCATTACATTTTGGTACGGCGCTCGTTCTTTGCGTGAAATGTTTTATGTTGAAGATTTCGATATGCTTCAGAAAGAGAATGAAAACTTTAAATGGCATGTTGCTTTGTCGGATCCTCAACCTGAAGATAATTGGAAAGGTGATACAGGTTTTATACATAATGTCCTTTTGGAAAATTATCTAAAAAACCACCCGGCACCAGAAGATTGTGAATTTTACATGTGTGGTCCACCAATGATGAACGCAGCAGTCATAAATATGCTTAAAGAGTTAGGCGTAGAAGACGAAAACATTATGTTGGATGACTTCGGCGGTTAA
- the nqrM gene encoding (Na+)-NQR maturation NqrM gives MSTFILAFVFFLVVVVAMSVGYIFQQKTIAGSCGGLGALGIAKACDCPEPCDRKKMRLEKEQARQTKLDEWKKDQIL, from the coding sequence TTGAGTACCTTTATTCTCGCATTTGTATTTTTTTTAGTCGTAGTCGTAGCTATGTCTGTCGGTTACATATTCCAGCAAAAAACAATAGCCGGTAGTTGTGGTGGTTTAGGCGCTTTGGGTATTGCTAAAGCTTGTGATTGTCCTGAGCCGTGCGATCGCAAAAAAATGCGTTTGGAAAAAGAACAAGCTAGACAAACAAAATTGGATGAATGGAAAAAAGACCAAATTTTATAA
- the dinB gene encoding DNA polymerase IV, with product MRKIIHIDMDCYYAAVEMRDNPEYRNVPLAIGGSSDRRGVISTCNYQARKFGVRSAMAISHAIKLCPDLVLAPGRMALYSEISEQIREIFSRYTDKIEPLSLDEAYLDVSDCDLFSGSATLIAEDIRRTIFQETQLTASAGVASCKFVAKIASDENKPNGICVITPEKLDDFVIGLPLGKIPGVGKVTLAKLHNIGLYSCADVRQFPFEDLIKRFGKFGSVIWDRSHGIDNRNLSLARQRKSVGVERTLAEDIRTEEDCIKMIDDLFPLLEKRLAKTKSKIQSQGIKLKFNDFQQTTVEHRCQRLNREYFLTLLTKGLSRQANRGIRLVGLHVALAETENSQQLAFSFSHTAD from the coding sequence TTGAGGAAAATCATCCACATCGATATGGACTGCTATTATGCAGCCGTTGAGATGCGCGACAATCCAGAATATCGGAATGTACCGTTAGCCATAGGCGGTAGTTCTGATAGGCGCGGTGTTATATCTACCTGCAATTATCAAGCTCGTAAATTTGGAGTGCGTTCAGCTATGGCCATTTCACACGCCATAAAGCTCTGCCCTGATTTGGTATTAGCCCCAGGAAGGATGGCCTTATACAGTGAAATATCTGAACAAATTCGTGAAATATTCAGTAGATACACCGACAAAATAGAACCGCTGTCATTAGACGAGGCCTATTTAGACGTATCTGATTGCGACTTGTTTTCAGGCAGCGCAACATTAATTGCCGAAGATATAAGACGTACTATTTTTCAAGAGACTCAACTCACTGCATCAGCGGGCGTGGCGTCATGTAAGTTTGTAGCAAAAATCGCCAGTGATGAAAATAAGCCTAATGGCATATGTGTGATCACTCCTGAAAAATTAGACGATTTCGTGATTGGGTTACCCCTAGGTAAGATCCCTGGTGTGGGCAAAGTCACCTTAGCTAAGTTACACAATATTGGTTTGTATAGCTGTGCTGACGTGCGTCAGTTTCCCTTTGAGGACTTAATCAAACGTTTTGGTAAATTTGGCTCTGTTATTTGGGATCGAAGCCATGGTATCGATAACCGAAACCTAAGTCTTGCCAGACAGCGCAAATCTGTAGGAGTAGAGCGAACCTTGGCCGAAGACATTCGCACAGAAGAAGACTGTATAAAAATGATCGACGATCTATTTCCGTTATTGGAAAAACGTTTAGCTAAAACAAAATCTAAAATTCAAAGTCAGGGCATAAAATTAAAATTCAACGATTTTCAACAAACCACCGTTGAACATAGATGCCAACGATTAAACAGAGAATACTTTCTTACATTATTAACTAAAGGGCTTTCACGTCAAGCAAATAGAGGCATTAGATTGGTGGGACTACATGTTGCCTTAGCAGAAACTGAAAACAGTCAACAATTAGCTTTTTCGTTTTCACATACAGCAGACTAA